The nucleotide sequence CCTTCATGTCTTCATTACTTGGCAATTTATTTATTCTGGCTGCACCTTCAGGTGCGGGAAAATCTAGCCTTATCAAAGCGCTAATGGAAAAATACAAAGGAAGTGACAGTTATCCTATGCAGGTGTCTGTGTCTCATACCACGCGGCAACCCCGGCCTGGCGAAGTGGATGGCGAGCACTATCATTTTGTGAGTCGTGCGCAATTTGAGGCATTAATCGAGCAGGGTGTGTTTTTCGAATGGGCGGAAGTGTTCGGTAATTATTACGGCACGTCGAGAGTCACCATAGAACAAACCTTGCATAGAGGTATCGACGTTTTTCTGGATATTGATTGGCAAGGCGCGCGTCAGGTGAAAACCTTAATGCCCGATACCTGCGGCGTCTTTATTTTGCCTCCATCCATTGATGTACTCGAGCAACGACTTAACAGCCGTGGCCAAGACAGCGAAGAGGTTATTGCTGGGCGAATGAAAAAAGCCGTGGATGAAATGTCTCACTTTAGTGAATTCGACCACGTGATTATAAACGACGATTTTGCTACCGCGTTGCACGACCTCGAAGCGATAGTGATCGCACAGCGACTGCGCACGCAAAAACAGCAAATGCGTTATCAGACATTATTGGACGAATTGCTTGGCACAGCTTAATATGTAAAAACAGGGGGTTCCTTGGGCTTTTTGTGGATCGGTAGGGTTTTGCTGGTTCAATTTCACACAAAGCGCTAGGATCGCGGCTTGCAAATGTGTATACTACGCGGCCGTTTTTTGAATTACTTGCTCAACCTAATTTTCGGAGAAATACATGGCTCGCGTAACCGTAGAAGATGCCGTAGATAAAATTGGTAACCGCTTTGACTTGGTATTGGTAGCAGCGCGTCGCGCACGCCAAATTGCCACTGAAGGTAAAGATCCTATGGTTGACGTGCAAAACGACAAGCCAACCGTTACTGCACTTCGTGAAATCGAAGAAGGTTTGGTCACAGCTAGCACGTTAGAGCAGGATCAAATTCGTGATCAAGAACAAGCAGAGCACGCAGAGTTTGCGTCTGTTGCTAACATTCTTTCTGATCAGTAATCTTCCCTTTTTGGGGTAGTAAATTAGAATTGGGCGCCAGTGCTTTGAAAAAAGCACTGGCGCTTTGCTTTTCGCGTATTGGCTTAATGCGCAATTAAACGTATTCTTAGGGTTGTAACGTTATATAAGGGCCGTGCTTCGCTGTGTATTTGTTTGAAGGTTTAAAGCAAAAAGTTGTAGAGTATTTACCTGCCGATAGAGTTCAGTTGGTGCAGGAAGCCTTCGTATTGGCGCAAGAAGCCCACGATGGTCAAATGCGTTCAAGCGGAGACCCTTACATTACGCACCCCGTTGCGGTTGCAGGCATTCTTGCAGACATGCATTTAGACCATGAAACGATTATGGCCGCCTTGCTGCACGATGTGATTGAAGACACGCACTATAGTCAGGAAGACTTAGCAGACGCCTTTGGCGACACCGTCGCCGAATTAGTGGAAGGTGTCAGTAAGCTAGATAAACTCGCCTTCAGCACCAAGCAAGAAGCGCAAGCGGAGAACTTCCGTAAAATGATGATGGCCATGGTACAAGATATCAGGGTTATCTTAATCAAGCTGGCTGATCGCACCCACAATATGCGTACGTTAGGCTCTCTGCGCCCAGACAAGCGCCGTCGTATTGCTTTAGAAACGCTGGAAATTTACGCCCCCATTGCCCACCGTTTGGGTATTCACGATATTAAAAATGAACTGGAAGACCTTGGTTTTCAAGCCATGTATCCTATGCGTCACAGAGCACTTAAATCAGCTGTGCGCCAGGCTAGGGGTAATCGAAAAGAAATCATTGAAAATATACGTGAAGAACTGCACACACGTTTAGATGCATTCAAAATTGAATCAAATGTCTTAGGCCGCGAAAAGCATCTGTATTCCATTTACCGCAAAATGAAAAACAAAGAGTTAATGTTCAACGAAGTTATGGACATCTACGCGTTTCGTATTGTGGTAGACAGTGTTGATAACTGCTATCGCTCGCTAGGGGCGATGCATGGTTTGTATAAGCCAATTGAAAACAGATTTAAAGACTATATTGCTATCCCGCGGACCAATGGTTATCAGTCGTTACATACTTCGCTTATTGGTCCTCACGGTATTCCCGTAGAAATTCAAATACGTACCAAAGAAATGGATCAGATGGCAGATAAAGGCGTTGCCGCTCATTGGCTTTATAAAGAGCCAGGAGATAACGGTACAACTGCCCAGTTACGTGCGCGCAAATGGATGCAAAGCCTACTTGAACTGCAACAATCGGCGAGCTCGTCATTTGAATTTATTGAGTCGGTTAAAACAGATTTATTCCCGGATGAAATTTACGTATTCACGCCAGATGGCCGCATTATAGAGTTGCCCATGGGCGCGACCGCTGTGGACTTTGCCTATGCAGTGCACTCAGATGTGGGGAATACGTGCGTTGGTGTGCGCGTTGAACGCAGAAACTATAGCTTGAGCAAGCCACTTCAAAACGGTCAAACGGTAGAAATTATTA is from Alteromonas australica and encodes:
- the gmk gene encoding guanylate kinase; this translates as MSSLLGNLFILAAPSGAGKSSLIKALMEKYKGSDSYPMQVSVSHTTRQPRPGEVDGEHYHFVSRAQFEALIEQGVFFEWAEVFGNYYGTSRVTIEQTLHRGIDVFLDIDWQGARQVKTLMPDTCGVFILPPSIDVLEQRLNSRGQDSEEVIAGRMKKAVDEMSHFSEFDHVIINDDFATALHDLEAIVIAQRLRTQKQQMRYQTLLDELLGTA
- the spoT gene encoding bifunctional GTP diphosphokinase/guanosine-3',5'-bis pyrophosphate 3'-pyrophosphohydrolase, with the protein product MYLFEGLKQKVVEYLPADRVQLVQEAFVLAQEAHDGQMRSSGDPYITHPVAVAGILADMHLDHETIMAALLHDVIEDTHYSQEDLADAFGDTVAELVEGVSKLDKLAFSTKQEAQAENFRKMMMAMVQDIRVILIKLADRTHNMRTLGSLRPDKRRRIALETLEIYAPIAHRLGIHDIKNELEDLGFQAMYPMRHRALKSAVRQARGNRKEIIENIREELHTRLDAFKIESNVLGREKHLYSIYRKMKNKELMFNEVMDIYAFRIVVDSVDNCYRSLGAMHGLYKPIENRFKDYIAIPRTNGYQSLHTSLIGPHGIPVEIQIRTKEMDQMADKGVAAHWLYKEPGDNGTTAQLRARKWMQSLLELQQSASSSFEFIESVKTDLFPDEIYVFTPDGRIIELPMGATAVDFAYAVHSDVGNTCVGVRVERRNYSLSKPLQNGQTVEIITSPKAKPNANWLNFVVSARARTRIRQYLRKQHSQEAVNMGNRLLRHALGAVKLDDIAQQDIDRVVAETKHDDFEALLIDIGLGNELSAIVARRLLGENTDLPDKKGNVAIRGTEGLLVHFARCCHPIPDDEIVAILSPGRGMAIHQTGCNNIRKLTKEEPQRVLPMRWDEEPQGEFKASLRIELINHQGTLATLTNTISGCDSNIIGLQTEEKESNIYFIDLELTTHNRVHLARVMKKIRTMPEVQKVSRHSQSRH
- the rpoZ gene encoding DNA-directed RNA polymerase subunit omega, with amino-acid sequence MARVTVEDAVDKIGNRFDLVLVAARRARQIATEGKDPMVDVQNDKPTVTALREIEEGLVTASTLEQDQIRDQEQAEHAEFASVANILSDQ